In one window of Nakamurella sp. PAMC28650 DNA:
- the purQ gene encoding phosphoribosylformylglycinamidine synthase subunit PurQ yields MTARIGVITFPGTLDDVDAARAVRYSDAEAVPLWHADADLKGVDAVVVPGGFSYGDYLRAGAIAAQTPVMRSVVEAAGGGLPVLGICNGFQVLCEAGLLPGALVRNAGLKFLCRDQWLRAENTETVWTTRYERGAEILIPMKNAEGRYVAAESVLDELEGEGRVLFRYVGGAHPDVAANPNGSARDIAGICSADGRIAGLMPHPEHAIDPLTGPTDDGLGFFLSVVDHLLGVSA; encoded by the coding sequence GTGACCGCGCGGATCGGCGTCATCACCTTTCCCGGGACCCTCGACGACGTCGACGCGGCCAGAGCGGTGCGCTACTCCGACGCGGAGGCGGTGCCGCTGTGGCACGCGGACGCCGACCTCAAGGGCGTCGATGCGGTGGTGGTGCCCGGCGGCTTCTCCTACGGTGACTACCTGCGGGCCGGCGCCATCGCCGCGCAGACGCCGGTGATGAGATCCGTCGTCGAGGCGGCCGGTGGCGGCCTGCCGGTGCTGGGCATCTGCAACGGTTTCCAGGTGCTGTGCGAGGCCGGTCTGCTGCCCGGCGCGTTGGTCCGCAACGCCGGACTCAAGTTCCTCTGCCGCGATCAGTGGCTGCGGGCCGAGAACACCGAGACCGTCTGGACCACCAGGTACGAACGCGGTGCCGAGATTCTCATTCCGATGAAGAACGCCGAAGGCCGTTACGTCGCAGCCGAATCCGTGCTGGACGAGCTGGAAGGCGAAGGGCGCGTGCTGTTCCGGTACGTCGGTGGCGCGCATCCGGACGTGGCCGCCAATCCGAACGGTTCGGCCCGCGACATCGCCGGGATCTGCTCGGCAGACGGCCGGATCGCCGGCCTGATGCCGCATCCCGAGCACGCGATCGACCCGCTCACCGGCCCCACGGACGACGGGCTCGGCTTCTTCCTCTCCGTCGTCGACCATCTCCTGGGAGTTTCCGCGTGA
- the purS gene encoding phosphoribosylformylglycinamidine synthase subunit PurS, with product MARVAVDVVIKSEILDPQGKAILAALTRTGHPGISSVRQGKHFDLEVDETVTDEDLEEIAGHLLANRVIEEWTVTRLAEDPGAQSR from the coding sequence GTGGCGCGCGTGGCAGTCGATGTCGTCATCAAGTCCGAGATCCTCGATCCGCAGGGCAAGGCCATCCTCGCCGCGTTGACCCGCACCGGTCACCCGGGCATCAGCTCGGTCCGTCAGGGCAAGCACTTCGATCTCGAGGTCGACGAGACCGTCACCGACGAGGATCTCGAGGAGATCGCCGGGCACCTGCTGGCGAACCGCGTCATCGAGGAGTGGACCGTCACGCGCCTGGCCGAAGACCCGGGAGCGCAGAGCAGGTGA
- a CDS encoding DUF559 domain-containing protein, whose protein sequence is MPRLPAQIRPLIARQEGLIGRDQALAAGMTVAQIRTRLDRDDWVTIHPEVYRSTEHELSTSVWVRAASLWAGSGSSVSGHTAAWWWGLTDQPPGLIEVTVPRAGHRRSRPQARVVRRNLPPNDRAVHRGVHVTGLALSALDGAVALGPAGAAMLDRALQRRLQLADLEAAHQRNLGANGSPAAGRLLHAAADGAAAISERLLLRLLRRSGLSGWKVNARVSIGGHVIRPDIAFLDEGVAVEVDGWAWHHEPDRFQRDRVRQNLLVGAGWIVLRFTWFDLTQRPEEVIDQIENAVRRRRSDSVPSTW, encoded by the coding sequence GTGCCCAGGCTCCCTGCTCAGATCCGACCGCTGATCGCGCGGCAGGAGGGACTGATCGGTCGGGACCAGGCGCTGGCTGCCGGTATGACGGTGGCCCAGATCAGGACGCGACTCGATCGGGACGACTGGGTCACGATCCATCCCGAGGTCTATCGGTCCACCGAGCACGAACTGTCGACCTCGGTGTGGGTCCGCGCAGCATCGTTGTGGGCAGGAAGCGGCAGCAGTGTCAGCGGTCATACCGCCGCGTGGTGGTGGGGGCTGACAGACCAGCCACCCGGGTTGATCGAGGTCACCGTTCCGCGGGCAGGTCACCGCCGGTCCAGGCCGCAGGCGCGTGTCGTGCGCAGAAACCTCCCACCGAACGATCGAGCCGTCCATCGGGGCGTTCACGTCACCGGGCTCGCCCTGAGTGCGCTGGACGGTGCGGTCGCACTGGGTCCCGCCGGAGCGGCGATGCTGGACCGCGCACTCCAGCGCCGTCTGCAGCTCGCGGACCTCGAAGCCGCCCACCAGCGGAACCTGGGCGCCAACGGCTCACCGGCCGCCGGCCGGCTGTTGCATGCCGCGGCGGATGGGGCTGCAGCCATCAGCGAGCGACTCCTCCTCAGGCTGCTGAGGAGGTCCGGCCTCTCCGGTTGGAAGGTCAATGCGCGCGTGAGCATCGGCGGCCACGTCATCCGGCCGGACATTGCCTTCCTGGACGAGGGTGTCGCCGTGGAGGTGGACGGCTGGGCCTGGCATCACGAACCCGACCGCTTCCAGCGCGATCGGGTCCGCCAGAACTTGCTCGTCGGGGCCGGCTGGATCGTCCTGAGGTTCACCTGGTTCGACCTCACCCAACGCCCGGAGGAGGTGATCGACCAGATCGAGAATGCTGTCCGTCGACGACGCTCTGATTCGGTCCCTTCGACGTGGTGA
- a CDS encoding alpha/beta hydrolase-fold protein: MGINRRTALFGGAGALVLAAGAGVGLVEAGIVPGRARLDADLGWDGGGGTVPQIDPGPMASGTFASAARRTTVGYSILRPPGQTNTLPMALVLHGRDVDHTDAVHSLHYDRYLAAAVAAGVPPFALVTVDGGHAVYWHKRADGDDPLTMITDELLPIAARHGLRTDRIGVTGWSMGGYGALLIGGLLGAGRVAAVAAVSPAIFADYASSAAGSYDSEADFRANDPRTDPGKLAGIEVLIDCGVDDPFAEQAKAMRGLLQPAPAGAMSGGAHTFRYMTRVAPEQMAFLGAALHRA; encoded by the coding sequence ATGGGGATCAATCGCAGGACGGCGTTGTTCGGCGGGGCCGGTGCCCTGGTGCTCGCGGCCGGCGCAGGGGTGGGGCTCGTCGAGGCCGGGATCGTGCCGGGGCGCGCCCGGCTGGACGCCGATCTCGGCTGGGACGGGGGCGGGGGGACCGTCCCGCAGATCGACCCCGGACCGATGGCCTCGGGTACCTTCGCCTCGGCGGCGCGGAGAACGACCGTCGGCTACTCCATCCTGCGACCGCCCGGGCAGACCAACACGCTGCCGATGGCCCTGGTGCTGCACGGCAGGGACGTCGACCACACCGATGCCGTCCACAGCCTGCACTACGACCGGTACCTGGCCGCGGCGGTGGCCGCTGGAGTCCCACCGTTCGCCCTGGTCACCGTCGACGGCGGCCACGCCGTGTACTGGCACAAGCGCGCGGACGGCGACGATCCGCTGACCATGATCACCGACGAGCTGTTGCCGATCGCTGCCCGGCACGGGCTGCGGACCGACCGGATCGGAGTGACCGGCTGGTCGATGGGCGGGTACGGCGCCCTGCTGATCGGGGGCCTGCTGGGGGCCGGTCGGGTGGCCGCCGTCGCCGCGGTGTCCCCGGCGATCTTCGCCGACTATGCGTCGTCCGCGGCCGGCTCCTACGACAGCGAGGCGGACTTCCGCGCCAATGATCCGAGGACGGACCCCGGGAAGCTGGCCGGGATCGAGGTCCTGATCGACTGCGGCGTCGACGATCCTTTCGCAGAGCAGGCGAAGGCCATGCGCGGCCTGCTGCAACCGGCGCCGGCCGGCGCCATGTCGGGCGGGGCGCACACGTTCCGTTACATGACCAGGGTTGCTCCCGAGCAGATGGCCTTCCTCGGCGCCGCCCTGCACCGCGCCTGA
- a CDS encoding phosphoribosylaminoimidazolesuccinocarboxamide synthase, which translates to MATLSDYPHLASGKVRDLYEVDDELLLMVASDRISAFDHILPTPIPDKGRILTAMSIFWFELLADLVPHHVVAVEDPRIPADVRGRALLVRRLAMVPVECVARGYLTGSGLIDYRASGAVCGVALPPGLVESSKLETPIFTPAAKAELGAHDENITFEAVVTMAGVDLANRLRDATLEIYSAAAEHAAGRGIILADTKFEFGFTGGQTGPLILADEVLTPDSSRFWPAEGYRAGHSQPSYDKQFVRDWLTSPESGWDRASDQPPPPLPADVVAATRDRYLQGYERVSGRSFQDWIG; encoded by the coding sequence GTGGCCACACTGAGCGACTACCCGCACCTGGCGTCGGGCAAGGTCCGCGACCTCTACGAGGTGGACGACGAGCTGCTGCTGATGGTCGCCAGCGACCGGATCAGCGCTTTCGACCACATCCTGCCGACGCCGATCCCGGACAAGGGCCGGATCCTCACTGCGATGAGCATCTTCTGGTTCGAGCTGCTCGCAGACCTTGTCCCCCATCACGTGGTGGCGGTGGAGGACCCCCGGATCCCGGCCGACGTTCGCGGACGGGCCCTGCTGGTCCGCCGACTCGCGATGGTGCCGGTGGAATGCGTGGCCAGGGGCTATCTCACCGGCTCGGGGCTGATCGACTACCGGGCCTCCGGCGCCGTCTGCGGCGTTGCCCTGCCGCCGGGCCTGGTGGAGTCCTCGAAGCTGGAGACGCCGATCTTCACGCCGGCCGCCAAGGCCGAGCTCGGTGCGCACGACGAGAACATCACCTTCGAGGCGGTCGTGACGATGGCCGGCGTCGACCTGGCCAACCGACTGCGGGACGCCACCCTCGAGATCTACTCGGCCGCGGCCGAGCACGCCGCCGGTCGGGGAATCATCCTGGCGGACACCAAGTTCGAGTTCGGGTTCACCGGGGGACAGACCGGGCCCCTGATCCTGGCCGACGAGGTGCTGACCCCCGATTCGTCCCGGTTCTGGCCGGCCGAGGGATATCGGGCCGGACACAGCCAGCCGTCCTACGACAAGCAGTTCGTCCGTGACTGGCTCACCTCGCCGGAGTCCGGGTGGGACCGCGCCTCGGACCAGCCGCCGCCCCCGCTGCCGGCCGACGTGGTGGCCGCCACCCGCGACCGTTACCTCCAGGGCTACGAGAGGGTCTCGGGCCGTTCCTTCCAGGACTGGATCGGCTGA
- a CDS encoding M3 family metallopeptidase, producing MDNDPMSGNPLAEASRLPFGLPPFEQVRPEHFAPAFEAGMTQQLAEIATIESDPEPPTFDNTLVALERSGRLLARTENLFFNLVSAASTPEIRLVEKEFAPRLTEHGDRIRLNTALFARIDAVYDRADELAGEDRALLDRYHLDFVLAGARLDAVGQQQLREINGRLSRLSTQFQQNLQAATEAAALVLTDVTELDGLSVQEIAGAAAEATARGHDGAYLIPLILPSNQPLMSTLKNRSVRRRLYDASTTRASAGEWDNSALAIEIAHLRARKAVLLGFPTHADATVADQTAKTSAAVDDMLVELVEPAVARAQGEAVILTDLAAADGVQLAPWDWPYYSEQVRAQRYSVDTGALRPYFALEKVLHDGVFFAATQVYGVTFESRPDLVGYHRDVRVWEVRNADGSSIGLYLGDYFAREGKRGGAWMNSFVEQSGLFGDKPVVVNNLNVTRPGPGSPALLSLDEVETLFHEFGHALHGLFSDVRYPRLSGTSVPRDFVEFPSQVNEMWAMWPQVLANYAVHVETGEVLPQAVADALEAARSWGQGFGEVEYLAATLLDQAWHRTPPELVIDDAAAFETAALENAGLAMDLVPPRYRSTYFQHIFAGGYSAGYYSYIWSEVLDADTVEWFRENGGMTRRNGDTFRTELLSKGGSIDALAAFRAVRGRDAELGALLRRRGLVSS from the coding sequence ATGGACAACGACCCGATGAGCGGCAACCCACTGGCCGAAGCATCCCGCCTCCCGTTCGGACTGCCGCCGTTCGAGCAGGTACGGCCGGAGCACTTCGCGCCCGCGTTCGAGGCGGGCATGACGCAGCAGCTGGCCGAGATCGCGACGATCGAGTCCGACCCGGAGCCGCCGACGTTCGACAACACCCTGGTGGCCCTGGAACGGTCCGGGCGTCTGCTGGCCCGCACCGAGAACCTGTTCTTCAACCTGGTCTCGGCCGCGTCGACACCCGAGATCCGGTTGGTGGAGAAGGAATTCGCGCCGCGATTGACCGAGCACGGTGACCGCATCCGGCTGAACACCGCCCTGTTCGCCAGGATCGATGCCGTCTACGATCGCGCCGACGAACTGGCGGGGGAGGACCGCGCGCTCCTGGACCGCTACCACCTGGACTTCGTGCTGGCCGGCGCGAGGCTGGATGCCGTCGGTCAGCAGCAGTTGCGCGAGATCAACGGGCGGCTCTCGCGCCTGTCCACCCAGTTCCAGCAGAACCTCCAGGCGGCCACCGAAGCGGCCGCACTGGTGCTCACCGACGTGACCGAGCTGGACGGCTTGAGCGTCCAGGAGATCGCCGGTGCGGCCGCCGAGGCCACCGCGCGGGGCCACGATGGCGCCTACCTGATCCCCCTGATCCTGCCGTCGAACCAGCCGCTGATGTCGACGCTGAAGAACCGCTCGGTACGCCGCCGGCTGTACGACGCGTCGACCACCAGAGCCTCCGCCGGCGAGTGGGACAACTCCGCGTTGGCCATCGAGATCGCACACCTGCGGGCCCGCAAGGCCGTCCTGCTCGGATTCCCCACCCATGCCGACGCCACGGTGGCCGATCAGACGGCGAAGACCAGTGCCGCCGTGGACGACATGCTGGTGGAGCTCGTCGAACCGGCGGTGGCGCGGGCGCAGGGCGAAGCGGTCATCCTCACCGACCTGGCCGCTGCCGACGGGGTGCAGCTCGCACCGTGGGACTGGCCCTACTACTCGGAACAGGTTCGCGCCCAGCGGTATTCGGTGGACACCGGGGCGCTGCGGCCCTACTTCGCCCTGGAGAAGGTGCTGCACGACGGGGTCTTCTTCGCGGCGACGCAGGTCTACGGCGTCACCTTCGAATCCCGGCCGGACCTCGTCGGCTATCACCGCGACGTGCGGGTCTGGGAGGTCAGGAACGCCGACGGCAGCTCGATCGGGCTCTACCTCGGGGACTACTTCGCCCGGGAGGGAAAGCGCGGCGGGGCGTGGATGAATTCGTTCGTCGAGCAGTCCGGCCTCTTCGGCGACAAGCCGGTGGTGGTGAACAACCTCAACGTCACCAGGCCCGGCCCTGGCAGCCCGGCGCTGCTGAGCCTTGACGAGGTCGAGACCCTCTTCCACGAGTTCGGCCATGCGCTGCACGGGCTGTTCTCCGACGTGCGGTATCCCCGCCTCTCGGGCACCAGCGTGCCGCGCGACTTCGTCGAATTCCCCAGCCAGGTCAATGAGATGTGGGCCATGTGGCCGCAGGTGCTGGCCAACTACGCCGTGCACGTCGAGACCGGCGAGGTGCTGCCGCAGGCGGTGGCCGATGCGCTGGAGGCGGCGCGTTCGTGGGGTCAGGGGTTCGGCGAGGTGGAGTATCTGGCCGCCACCCTGCTGGACCAGGCCTGGCACCGCACCCCACCGGAGCTCGTCATCGACGATGCGGCGGCCTTCGAGACGGCAGCGCTGGAGAATGCAGGCCTGGCGATGGATCTCGTACCCCCGCGCTATCGGTCCACCTACTTCCAGCACATCTTCGCCGGCGGCTACTCGGCCGGTTACTACTCCTACATCTGGTCGGAGGTGCTCGACGCGGACACCGTCGAATGGTTTCGCGAGAACGGTGGCATGACACGGCGCAACGGCGACACCTTCCGCACCGAGCTGCTGTCCAAGGGCGGGTCGATCGATGCGCTGGCGGCCTTCCGGGCAGTGCGCGGGCGGGACGCCGAACTGGGCGCCCTGCTGCGGAGACGGGGCCTGGTCAGCAGCTGA
- the purB gene encoding adenylosuccinate lyase — protein sequence MVAIWSPENKIVAERRLWLAVLRAQSGLGLTVAPQVIADYEAVIGDVDLTSIAARERITKHDVKARIEEFNALAGHEQIHKGMTSRDLTENVEQSQILQATRLVRDRTVALLDHLGRRAAEYAELVMAGRSHNVPAQATTLGKRFASAADEVLLAYQRISSLLERYPLRGIKGPMGTAQDMLDLLGSAQALDQLEAQVVAEVAGPGTPVLTSVGQVYPRSLDFEVVSALVQLAAGPASLATTIRLMAGAELATEGFQPGQVGSSAMPHKMNARSCERVCGLAVVLRGYSSMTAELAGAQWNEGDVFCSVVRRIALPDAFYAIDGLLETFLTVLEDFGAYPAVIERELQRYLPFLGTTKVLMGAVRAGVGRERAHEVIKEHAVGVALAMRESGQAENDLTARLGADERLPLNGAQLDALLADPLSFTGMAAAQVTAVLAEIAVVTAEHPEAAKYSPGSIL from the coding sequence ATGGTGGCGATCTGGTCACCGGAGAACAAGATCGTCGCCGAGCGGCGGTTGTGGCTCGCGGTCCTGCGCGCGCAGTCCGGCCTCGGTCTCACCGTGGCCCCCCAGGTGATCGCCGACTACGAGGCGGTGATCGGTGATGTGGACCTGACGTCCATCGCCGCCCGCGAGCGGATCACCAAGCACGACGTGAAGGCCCGCATCGAGGAGTTCAACGCCCTGGCCGGCCACGAGCAGATCCACAAGGGCATGACCAGCCGCGACCTGACGGAGAACGTCGAGCAGTCCCAGATCCTGCAGGCCACCCGGCTGGTGCGCGACCGGACCGTCGCGCTGCTGGACCATCTGGGCCGCAGAGCCGCGGAGTACGCCGAACTGGTGATGGCCGGCCGCTCCCACAACGTGCCGGCCCAGGCCACCACGCTGGGCAAGCGGTTCGCCTCGGCTGCCGACGAAGTTCTGCTGGCCTACCAAAGGATCTCGTCACTCCTGGAGCGATACCCGTTGCGCGGCATCAAGGGCCCGATGGGTACCGCGCAGGACATGCTCGATCTGCTCGGCTCGGCGCAGGCGCTCGACCAGCTGGAGGCCCAGGTGGTCGCCGAGGTGGCGGGCCCTGGCACGCCGGTGCTGACCAGCGTCGGCCAGGTCTACCCGAGATCGCTGGATTTCGAGGTGGTCTCGGCCCTGGTGCAGTTGGCCGCCGGCCCGGCGTCACTGGCCACCACCATCCGGCTGATGGCCGGGGCCGAGCTCGCCACCGAGGGTTTCCAGCCCGGCCAGGTCGGGTCGTCTGCGATGCCGCACAAGATGAATGCCCGTTCCTGCGAACGGGTCTGCGGCCTGGCGGTGGTCCTGCGGGGCTACTCCTCGATGACGGCCGAGCTCGCCGGTGCCCAGTGGAACGAGGGCGACGTCTTCTGCTCCGTGGTCCGCCGGATCGCCCTGCCGGATGCGTTCTACGCGATCGACGGTTTGCTGGAGACCTTCCTGACGGTGCTCGAGGACTTCGGCGCCTACCCGGCCGTCATCGAACGCGAACTGCAGCGCTACCTTCCGTTCCTGGGCACCACGAAGGTGCTGATGGGCGCCGTCAGGGCGGGCGTGGGCCGGGAGCGGGCCCACGAGGTGATCAAGGAACATGCGGTCGGCGTGGCGCTGGCCATGCGGGAGTCGGGCCAGGCCGAGAACGACCTGACCGCGCGGCTCGGTGCGGACGAGCGCCTGCCGCTGAACGGGGCGCAGCTCGATGCACTGCTGGCCGACCCGCTGTCGTTCACCGGCATGGCCGCGGCCCAGGTGACCGCGGTGCTCGCCGAGATCGCCGTGGTGACGGCCGAACACCCGGAGGCGGCGAAGTACTCGCCCGGCTCGATCCTGTAG
- a CDS encoding SigE family RNA polymerase sigma factor: MGPEEDAAFSVYVTARRDHVRRTAYLLCGDWHRADDLTQIAFVKLYGAWERIRDHRALDSYVRTCVVRATVDESRRPWRRERAVEVLPETADSFDISSVVADREMVAQALERVPAGQRATLVLRYFEGLDVAEAAAALGCSEGNVKSQTARGLAALKKALQDVGETGNRRGGDER, encoded by the coding sequence GTGGGACCAGAGGAGGATGCCGCATTCTCCGTGTACGTCACCGCGCGACGCGATCATGTCAGGCGGACGGCGTATCTGTTGTGCGGGGATTGGCATCGGGCCGACGACCTCACGCAGATCGCCTTCGTCAAGCTGTACGGGGCCTGGGAGCGGATCCGCGACCACCGCGCCCTCGACTCCTACGTCCGGACGTGCGTGGTGCGGGCGACGGTCGACGAGTCGCGTCGTCCGTGGCGTCGGGAGCGGGCCGTCGAGGTACTGCCGGAGACGGCTGATTCGTTCGACATCTCGAGCGTCGTCGCCGACCGCGAGATGGTCGCGCAGGCGTTGGAGCGGGTGCCCGCGGGTCAGCGGGCCACGCTGGTGCTGCGGTACTTCGAGGGACTGGACGTGGCCGAGGCCGCGGCGGCGCTGGGATGCTCGGAAGGAAATGTGAAGTCGCAGACGGCCAGGGGGCTGGCCGCGCTGAAGAAGGCGTTGCAGGACGTAGGCGAAACAGGAAATCGACGAGGAGGTGACGAGCGATGA
- a CDS encoding DMT family transporter, translating into MSTAGSPASSSRSTGLALVGLLTVAATWGSSFPLTKSLLERMTPLNFLAIRFTIAGVLMLLVFQRAVRGLTRQSLVRGAILGVTYGIAQIVQTTGLAHTSASVSGFITGMYVVLTPICAAVLLHTAIGRRVWLGAVLASAGLAILALTGFHLGFGEAITLVSAVIYALHIVGLGAWSTARTALGLAVVQIVCVGLVSLVAATIADPGGLTLPGDAFDWTALLYMAVISGAIAMIVQSWAQAHLAASRAAIIMSTEPGWAALFSITFLHEPLTWRIAVGGGLMLVAMVVVETGPRRPGEAPHPDEVPKLAA; encoded by the coding sequence GTGTCCACCGCCGGTAGCCCCGCCTCCTCCAGCCGATCCACCGGACTGGCGCTGGTCGGACTGCTGACCGTCGCGGCCACTTGGGGCTCCAGTTTTCCGTTGACCAAGAGCCTGCTGGAGCGGATGACACCGCTCAACTTCCTGGCCATCCGGTTCACCATCGCCGGCGTGCTGATGCTGCTGGTGTTCCAGCGGGCGGTCCGCGGCCTGACCCGGCAGTCCCTGGTCCGCGGGGCGATCCTCGGTGTCACGTACGGCATCGCGCAGATCGTCCAGACCACCGGCCTGGCCCACACGTCGGCCAGTGTCAGCGGGTTCATCACCGGCATGTACGTGGTGCTCACCCCGATCTGCGCGGCCGTCCTGCTGCACACCGCGATCGGCCGTCGGGTCTGGCTCGGCGCGGTGCTGGCGAGCGCCGGCCTGGCCATCCTGGCGCTGACCGGATTCCATCTCGGCTTCGGCGAGGCGATCACGCTCGTCTCGGCGGTGATCTACGCCCTGCACATCGTCGGTCTCGGCGCCTGGTCGACCGCCCGGACCGCTCTCGGTCTCGCCGTGGTCCAGATCGTCTGCGTGGGGCTCGTCAGCCTGGTCGCGGCGACCATCGCCGATCCGGGCGGCCTGACGCTCCCCGGCGACGCCTTCGACTGGACGGCCCTGCTCTACATGGCCGTGATCTCCGGGGCGATCGCGATGATCGTCCAGTCGTGGGCGCAGGCGCATCTGGCCGCCTCGCGCGCCGCCATCATCATGTCGACCGAGCCCGGCTGGGCGGCGTTGTTCTCGATCACCTTCCTGCACGAACCGCTGACCTGGCGGATCGCGGTCGGTGGCGGATTGATGCTGGTGGCCATGGTCGTCGTGGAGACCGGACCGCGCCGCCCGGGCGAGGCGCCGCATCCGGACGAGGTGCCCAAGCTGGCGGCCTGA
- a CDS encoding cytochrome c biogenesis protein DipZ, with protein sequence MWTLALIGLVGGLITGISPCVLPVLPAVFMAGSNSRRPYPVVLGLTLSFSVFTLLGTLVLSALHLPQGVIRWAGLIMLVLLGLGMIVPGFEALLERPFARIPALNLSRNGGGFVLGLALGAVYVPCAGPVLAAITVAGATGHIGLRTVALTFAFAGGTAIPLLVLALAGNRVGARVKVFQAHQRGIRIGAGLVVLALAVALTFNVTDFLQRAVPDYTTGLDTAIGASAVPQVGEAPPNDAALAICGQDLRATLLGCGPAPQIAGISQWLNTPGGAPVDLAALKGKVVLVDFWAYSCINCQRAVPHLNAWYSAYAADGLEVIGVHTPEYAFEHVAGNVEAGVRRLGVRYPVALDDDYTTWNNFGNQNWPTEYLIDSTGQVRHVSIGEGRYGATEGLIRKLLQTATPGVELPSATIVDDNTPTSTDLTAETYLGAKLAQNYTGSPALAAGTRTYRSPITLADDSFALSGGWTADDESITATSGAVIRLNCLASAVFLDVGGTGTITATVDGRTTTYPVSGAPDIHSLLPAVSAGGAADENIAGAAVQKRRTMEITLSPGLRAYSFTFG encoded by the coding sequence GTGTGGACCCTGGCGCTGATCGGACTCGTCGGCGGTCTGATCACCGGTATCTCGCCGTGCGTCCTGCCGGTGCTGCCCGCGGTGTTCATGGCCGGTTCGAACAGTCGGCGGCCCTATCCCGTGGTGCTCGGGCTGACGCTGAGCTTCAGCGTCTTCACCCTGCTCGGCACCCTGGTCCTGAGCGCGCTGCACCTGCCGCAGGGCGTCATCCGCTGGGCCGGACTGATCATGCTGGTGCTGCTCGGCCTCGGGATGATCGTGCCGGGGTTCGAGGCTCTGCTGGAGAGGCCGTTCGCCCGGATCCCCGCGCTGAACCTCAGTCGGAACGGCGGCGGGTTCGTGCTCGGTCTGGCCCTCGGTGCGGTCTACGTGCCCTGCGCCGGGCCGGTACTGGCGGCCATCACGGTGGCCGGCGCGACCGGGCACATCGGCCTCCGCACGGTGGCGCTGACGTTTGCGTTCGCGGGCGGCACAGCCATCCCGCTGCTGGTCCTCGCGCTGGCCGGCAACAGGGTGGGCGCCAGGGTCAAGGTCTTCCAGGCCCACCAGCGCGGCATCCGGATCGGTGCCGGCCTGGTCGTTCTCGCTCTGGCCGTCGCCCTGACGTTCAACGTCACCGACTTCCTGCAACGGGCCGTCCCCGACTACACGACCGGTCTGGACACCGCCATCGGTGCGTCCGCGGTACCGCAGGTCGGGGAAGCGCCGCCGAACGACGCCGCCCTGGCCATCTGCGGGCAGGACCTCCGGGCCACGCTGCTGGGATGCGGCCCGGCGCCGCAGATCGCCGGGATCTCGCAGTGGCTCAACACCCCGGGCGGCGCTCCGGTCGACCTCGCCGCCCTGAAGGGGAAGGTGGTGCTGGTCGATTTCTGGGCGTACTCGTGTATCAACTGCCAGCGCGCCGTCCCGCACCTGAACGCCTGGTACTCCGCCTACGCCGCCGACGGTCTGGAAGTGATCGGCGTGCACACGCCGGAGTACGCGTTCGAGCACGTGGCGGGCAACGTCGAGGCGGGCGTGCGGCGGCTCGGGGTCCGGTACCCGGTGGCCCTGGACGACGACTACACGACCTGGAACAACTTCGGCAACCAGAACTGGCCGACGGAGTACCTGATCGATTCGACGGGTCAGGTCCGGCACGTGTCCATCGGCGAAGGCCGGTACGGCGCGACGGAGGGCCTGATCCGCAAGCTGCTGCAGACGGCCACACCGGGAGTGGAGCTTCCGAGCGCCACCATCGTCGACGACAACACCCCGACGTCCACGGATCTCACCGCCGAGACCTATCTGGGCGCGAAGCTTGCGCAGAACTACACGGGCAGCCCGGCGCTGGCCGCCGGCACCCGCACGTACCGCTCCCCGATCACCCTCGCCGACGACTCGTTCGCGCTGTCCGGCGGCTGGACCGCCGACGACGAATCGATCACGGCGACGTCAGGGGCCGTCATCCGACTCAACTGCCTGGCGAGCGCGGTCTTCCTGGATGTCGGAGGGACCGGGACGATCACCGCGACCGTCGACGGGCGTACCACGACGTATCCTGTCTCCGGGGCACCCGACATCCATTCACTCCTGCCGGCCGTGTCGGCCGGGGGCGCGGCCGACGAGAACATCGCCGGCGCAGCGGTGCAGAAGCGGCGGACCATGGAGATCACGCTCTCACCCGGTCTGCGCGCGTACTCCTTCACCTTCGGGTGA